The genomic window TCTCAATCTTGCATACTCTAGTTTCttgaatttcttttttttcttttcttttaataagCACTAGTTTGGGTGTTTAGTGAGTGATTTCCTTCACACTTATTCTAGTTATACATCTTAGACTACTTTGTGCATAAAGAGTACATGACATCAACGTAAGTGCATTGCGTTTGATCCACGTAAAATATTGCTCATCTCAATCTctctaaaaaaaagaaaacatgttttccttgcaatattttcactaagttaattcaTGATTGTGATATCTATACTGTTATTCAAGTTGGATATAATTGCCTTTTATGATCTTATCTTTGAATTATTGTTTTAGCTGGGACATAATTGCAGAGAGATTGGGCTTCATGTTGGTCTTTGGAGATTTAATGTGGATTCTTTTTACTTTTAGCATACAGGTAATTGCTATAACTTAGCTTCCAACTTGCGATTTATTTGCGCTATCATGTATAGTACTTTTCGGTTTAATGCATAACATGTATTGACATGCTATGATTGTTGTCAGGGCTGGTGGCTCTTGGCGAACGAGGTGGAGTTAACAACGGCAGCCATTATAGTTAATTGCTTTGTCTTCCTGATTGGGTAACGTGTCTGAAATATCCAACCGCGAATTCTATAATGCACCATGTACACTCTTGAAGTTACATAAATTCATAACATAAAATTATTGATCAAACTTTGCAGATACATGGTATTTCGAGGAGCAAACAAACAAAAACATGTATTAAAAAAGAATCCAAAGGCTCCTATTTAGGGGTAAGCCTCCAAAAGTCATTGGTAGAAAGTTACTTGCTTCTAGTTATTGGTAAGATTTCATTTGATAtctattttctctttctttttttttttactttctgtCTTCTGGATTTAAGGGGTAAAAGCTAAAAACAAAATGAAGATTGCCTGGAGTAGATATGCATctgctttctttccatttttaaCCTTACACATAATATGTGATTATCGATTAAGCGCtatctagaaaaagaaaaatgaaattcgaGATAGATATGGTTAGTTGAGTATTTGTTGTCATGTTGGGAGATAACAAACTGATATTTGTAATGCTTGGTAACTAATAATAGTATAATATATTACCAATAAAACAGTTTAATCCCCATGTATGTTTATTTAGAAAGTCAATGAATTTAGGCCATGCTTGTTTAGGCCTTATGCATTACAGCATTACACATTATACAATACTCTTTCGATTTTTCTGTCCATCTTTTGGTACATCCTTTAAATCAATGTATACCGAAAAGTAACAGTGACAGATAAAAGAGAACGGAGGTAGTAACATAGATCAAGTTCCTCTAAAGCAAGAAAGTGAGAGTCACACTTAAATTAAAATAGTAGAGCTCACACGTAATAAAAGTTACAAATTAACTGTGATTGATCCTTTACTTTATCACTtttgaattcttctcttttttcGTAGTAACATGTTAGAACAATGTACATACACTTGATTCACTTTCTCATGAAAgctattttaacacaaattgtcATCGTCgtcgttgttgttgttgttgataggggtgttcataaaaaaaaccaaaatgtggttaaccagttaaaaaaccataaccatattttggttaaccagtttaataaaacaattttaaaaaccatatccatattttttaaaattggttaaccaaaaccaaataaaaaaaaccggtttttaactggttaaccaaaaccaaaaccaaattaaaatcaaaacctaatttcaaaaccaaattacatactctctctctctctccctccctccctctcccccttcctctctctttctctctcacttctttctcttcttcttctctctctctctctctctctctctctctctcctctttctctcccttctctctctcctcttatCTCTCtttttcccttctctctctcattttcctctttctcctcctctttgtcctctccttttctctctccccctcctctctctctctctctccctcctctctctctctttctctctctctccctcctctctctattctctctccccttctctctcttcctctctctcttccccttcctctctctaattatctctcctctttttctctctctcctcctcctctctctcttccctcctatctctctcccctttcctctccttctctctctcccatatctctctcctttctcctctcttttcccttctctccctctttctctctttctctctctcccctctccttcctctctctctccttttcctctcctctctttctctctctctttttttcttttctctctttctctctctcgttctttttcttctttctctttctcctattttctctctctcctcctcttcctctcttccttttctctccttctcctctttcttttcttactctcccttttctctttctctctcaaccttctctcaatctctatccctcttctatctcttttctcctcttctctctaaagcgagagaagagagaaaggaggagaagatagaggaggagaaagaaaaaaagagagagataagaagagagaagaaggataggagagagagaagaagagagagaaataggacaaagagagagaaagagagatgggagagagagaggatggggagagagaaagagagagagaaaatagaggaggggagagagaatgagagagggagaggaggggagagagagagaaagaaggaaagggagagagaggatggggagagagagtgagagaaggatagagagaaGGAAAGGGGAGGGGAAGAANNNNNNNNNNNNNNNNNNNNNNNNNNNNNNNNNNNNNNNNNNNNNNNNNNNNNNNNNNNNNNNNNNNNNNNNNNNNNNNNNNNNNNNNNNNNNNNNNNNNNNNNNNNNNNNNNNNNNNNNNNNNNNNNNNNNNNNNNNNNNNNNNNNNNNNNNNNNNNNNNNNNNNNNNNNNNNNNNNNNNNNNNNNNNNNNNNNNNNNNNNNNNNNNNNNNNNNNNNNNNNNNNNNNNNNNNNNNNNNNNNNNNNNNNNNNNNNNNNNNNNNNNNNNNNNNNNNNNNNNNNNNNNNNNNNNNNNNNNNNNNNNNNNNNNNNNNNNNNNNNNNNNNNNNNNNNNNNNNNNNNNNNNNNNNNNNNNNNNNNNNNNNNNNNNNNNNNNNNNNNNNNNNNNNNNNNNNNNNNNNNNNNNNNNNNNNNNNNNNNNNNNNNNNNNNNNNNNNNNNNNNNNNNNNNNNNNNNNNNNNNNNNNNNNNNNNNNNNNNNNNNNNNNNNNNNNNNNNNNNNNNNNNNNNNNNNNNNNNNNNaaaattatttatattagaaaaaattatttatagaaaatgctgaaaagagataagaaagaaaaaggaacaaaAGCAATGGAAGGGATTTCATTAGTTACAAATGTTACTCGTattatttagaaagaaaaaaaattttagattaaaaaaattcaattaaaaaaaggtttataaatttgggtttttgtatgtaaaaatattaatttttgtgtaaaaatttatttttacatgtaaaatccaattttatggtataaaaactaattttttagtATAAAACCGATTTTTTGGTGTAAAAACAAGTTTTTAGTGTAAAAACCGGTTTTTTATGTAAAAACCAGTTTTTTAATATAAaaccagttttttttttaaaaactgatttttgctTTAATAATCAGTTAAAAACCGGTTTTGAATTTCACTAACCGGTTAATAACCGGTTTCATCATGTAAAACCAATTTGGTTAATTAGCCAATActatatttttggttaaccaaaaaactggtttggtttttggattaaccaaaccatgaacacccctaatgATTAGATAACAATATAATACTTTTACACACCATTAATATCTAAACTCtatcattctttttttttaactagCATTCCAAAGAAAGGAGAGAATACCATGTTACTTAAGAAATAATATGCTATTAGAAGTAATAAATGAAGTAGCAAGTAGAGCTGGAAGAGAGTCGAGTTGAGTCGAACTAGATTAAGTTCAAGCTTGACTCACAAAAATTAAGCTTGGCTCACagctcgactcattaacaatcgagcctatTTTGTAAGCTCAAGTTTGGCTCAACGAAAACTCACGAGTTGGCTCGa from Arachis ipaensis cultivar K30076 chromosome B09, Araip1.1, whole genome shotgun sequence includes these protein-coding regions:
- the LOC107616006 gene encoding delta(14)-sterol reductase-like, with product MGIDLKFFFVRAGMMGWLLINLSVLAKSIQDGTLSKSMILFQLFYALYILDYFVHKEYMTSTWDIIAERLGFMLVFGDLMWILFTFSIQGWWLLANEVELTTAAIIVNCFVFLIGYMVFRGANKQKHVLKKNPKAPI